GTCGAGCTTTCGGAGGGCTGCATCCGCGCCATGAGACATGTTCACATGAATTCACAGGAAGCGGAATTATTCGGTCTCAAGGACGGAGACATTGTCAAGCTCCGTGTCGGCGGTCCTTCCGGAGTTACGTTCGAGAATGTCGTGATCCGGATCAACGATAAAACCCGTCTGGAAGTACACCTCGATACCGATGAAGGAAATGTAGCTGATATAAACTGCGGTCAGGAAGTTGAGATTATCAAAGACTGATACGATACAATAACACCACATTACATGGAGGTTTTTACGCAATGAAGAAAGCAATCGGACTACTGGAAACCAGGGGGTTTACGGGTCTTGCAATCGCGACCGATGCCATGCTCAAGAGCGCCAGCGTGGAACTACTCAAGCAGGTCGGTATCGGCGGCGGTTTTGTAACCACGGTCATCACCGGTGATGTCGGCTCTGTCAAGGCAGCGGTCGAAGCGGGAACCAGTGTTGCGAAAAATGTCGGCGAATTTGTTTCCTCACACATTATTCCCCGTCCCCACGAGGAACTTGACGGCCTTTTCAAGTAAG
This window of the bacterium genome carries:
- a CDS encoding BMC domain-containing protein: MKKAIGLLETRGFTGLAIATDAMLKSASVELLKQVGIGGGFVTTVITGDVGSVKAAVEAGTSVAKNVGEFVSSHIIPRPHEELDGLFK